The following proteins come from a genomic window of Balearica regulorum gibbericeps isolate bBalReg1 chromosome 9, bBalReg1.pri, whole genome shotgun sequence:
- the P2RY14 gene encoding P2Y purinoceptor 14 has protein sequence MFNSSTNSSGNNCSHSTVITKTVIPVVYCFIFIVGLSLNGMAAWVFLYVSSTKSFIVYLKNIVVADLLMSLTFPFKILADSEIAPPQLNMFVCRYSAVVFYTNMYIGITFFGLIGFDRYYKIVKPLFTSFVHTVNYSKVVSIIIWLLLMLISFPNMILTNEITKENYSRKCIGLKSELGKQWHKASSYICTGIFWVVFLLLIVFYTSISKKIYSSYKKFRRNSDATKRKTSRNIFSIMFVFVICFVPYHVCRIPYTLSQTSSQFDCQSKKTLFYAKEFTLVLSAANVCLDPIIYFFLCLPFKEKLYEKLHLKLKTSSEVEISKSRRSNTRESINIL, from the coding sequence ATGTTCAACTCCAGCACAAACTCCTCGGGAAACAACTGCAGTCACAGCACAGTAATAACCAAGACAGTCATTCCCGTGGTctactgtttcattttcatagtAGGACTCTCACTGAATGGCATGGCAGCATGGGTCTTTCTGTATGTTTCTAGCACAAAGAGTTTTATTGTCTATCTCAAAAACATCGTCGTTGCCGACCTCCTAATGAGCTTGACGTTTCCTTTCAAAATTCTGGCCGATTCAGAAATTGCACCTCCACAGCTCAACATGTTTGTGTGCAGATactctgctgttgttttttatACAAACATGTATATCGGGATAACATTTTTTGGCCTCATAGGTTTTGACAGATACTACAAAATTGTGAAGCCTTTATTCACCTCCTTTGTTCACACGGTTAACTACAGTAAGGTGGTCTCTATAATCATATGGTTATTGTTAATGCTTATATCATTTCCAAATATGATCTTAACTAATGAAATcactaaagaaaattattccagaaaGTGTATAGGTCTTAAAAGCGAGCTTGGCAAACAGTGGCATAAGGCGTCAAGTTATATCTGCACAGGGATAttctgggttgtttttcttctgctaatcGTTTTTTACACTTCTATatcaaaaaaaatatatagctcttataaaaaattcagaaggaacTCAGATGCGACCAAGAGAAAAACCAGCCGTAATATATTCAGTATCATGTTTGTATTTGTCATTTGCTTTGTGCCCTATCACGTCTGCAGAATACCATACACTCTAAGTCAAACTAGCTCTCAATTCGACTGCCAGTCAAAAAAAACTCTCTTCTATGCAAAGGAGTTTACTCTGGTACTGTCTGCTGCAAACGTGTGCCTCGAtcccattatttattttttcctctgcctaccctttaaagaaaagctgtatgAAAAACTGCATCTCAAGCTGAAAACTTCAAGTGAGGTTGAAATTTCTAAATCCAGAAGATCAAATACACGGGAAAGTATAAACATACTGTAG